One window of Campylobacter sp. RM12651 genomic DNA carries:
- a CDS encoding autotransporter outer membrane beta-barrel domain-containing protein, which produces MKKLVFSLICVNAFASNFVGFGFYGSNADTKNAEGFDIEDKGIYHYEIYANKFYSEGENNFVYDAKLGYSHYKSNIKAIEENVEVKASVKVKAFSLQALAGYGILVGNDVSLSFLGGLGYENAKYTASNFSATLGNATTIVDLSSSEKDNSMFLKAGVAARKQFENNFTMSSGVYLKYFAKKVDFTKRFSPEVDLRLGYTFANNTYAGVKFGYENTLFGHGGKAGFELSYKF; this is translated from the coding sequence ATGAAAAAATTAGTTTTTTCGTTAATTTGTGTAAATGCTTTTGCAAGCAATTTTGTTGGTTTTGGTTTTTATGGTTCGAATGCTGATACTAAAAATGCTGAAGGTTTTGATATAGAAGATAAAGGAATTTATCACTATGAAATATATGCAAATAAATTTTATAGTGAAGGTGAAAATAATTTCGTTTATGATGCAAAATTAGGATATTCACATTACAAAAGCAATATTAAAGCTATTGAAGAAAATGTAGAAGTTAAGGCTAGTGTAAAGGTAAAAGCATTTAGTTTACAAGCTTTAGCTGGATACGGAATCTTGGTTGGCAATGATGTATCTTTGTCATTTTTAGGTGGTCTAGGTTATGAAAACGCAAAATATACTGCTAGTAACTTTAGTGCAACACTTGGTAATGCTACTACAATAGTAGATTTAAGCTCTAGTGAAAAAGATAATTCAATGTTTTTAAAGGCTGGTGTTGCAGCTAGAAAACAATTTGAGAATAATTTTACAATGAGCAGTGGTGTATATCTTAAATATTTTGCAAAAAAAGTAGATTTTACAAAACGCTTTTCGCCTGAAGTTGATTTAAGACTTGGTTATACTTTTGCAAATAATACTTATGCAGGAGTAAAATTTGGCTATGAAAATACTTTATTCGGTCATGGTGGTAAAGCTGGTTTTGAACTAAGCTATAAATTTTAA
- a CDS encoding NAD(P)H-dependent oxidoreductase, whose translation MNYLHLLKTRFACKEFNNEKVSQAKINVILEAGVLSPSSLGLEPWTFYVLQNPENIEKLKQFCNSKRQFETCAFAVIVAAKNNFDPKGGVVQNALKRREDFDKVYELYSPYLKRLETRNAHEYGALQCYIAATNMVNCAHTLGVDSCIIGGYDEAPINEEFLPKDEFCALVLTFGYRANGQPKHKKMRFSFNEKVKFI comes from the coding sequence ATGAATTATTTGCACTTATTAAAAACTCGTTTTGCTTGTAAAGAATTTAATAACGAAAAAGTTTCTCAAGCAAAAATCAATGTTATTTTAGAAGCTGGAGTTTTAAGCCCTAGCTCATTAGGGCTTGAGCCTTGGACTTTTTATGTTTTACAAAATCCTGAAAACATTGAAAAATTAAAACAATTTTGTAATTCTAAAAGACAATTTGAAACTTGTGCTTTTGCTGTAATTGTAGCTGCAAAAAATAATTTTGACCCAAAGGGTGGCGTAGTTCAAAATGCGCTTAAAAGAAGAGAAGATTTTGATAAAGTTTATGAATTATATTCGCCTTATCTAAAGCGTTTAGAAACTAGAAACGCTCACGAATATGGAGCTTTACAATGTTATATAGCAGCTACAAATATGGTAAATTGTGCTCATACTTTAGGCGTTGATTCTTGCATTATCGGAGGATACGATGAAGCACCGATTAATGAAGAATTTTTACCAAAAGATGAGTTTTGTGCTTTAGTTTTAACTTTTGGCTATAGAGCAAACGGACAACCAAAACATAAAAAAATGAGATTTTCATTTAACGAAAAAGTAAAATTTATATAA